The following are encoded in a window of Conger conger chromosome 19, fConCon1.1, whole genome shotgun sequence genomic DNA:
- the LOC133119172 gene encoding 1-acylglycerol-3-phosphate O-acyltransferase Pnpla3-like, with protein sequence MFDFERDWSVSFAGCGFLGIYYVGLVSCFLERAPFLLKEARKMYGASSGALIATVLILGLPLVNCCEDLMAMAKAARRRSLGPLHPSCDLEKIVRDSLNRDLPADAHVRASGRLCVSLTRMSDGQNVLLSEFVTRQELIQALVCSCFVPGYFGLIPPSFRGVRYMDGALSNNQPQYQRVDTLTVAPFCGDCVICPRDRAFSLHAVRVCGASYRVSLPNVRRVARVFFPPQFQVMAELCQDGYKDGLQFLKEHHLLGPDSLPAELSSPGEEEGSEPAGCCGDENDALQSWTNEMESSMSPVGHWWLDKRTIDCLPESIRKVLCEACREKHSLYSGVTELFPVRMASYILLPYTLPVQSAYCMAQRLVRLVPVVVDSAQWLLKMCGDLYRQTWKAESLEDVSEAPLLRDRSPARDRSLREDDPPLPLTPPPTPPPTPPRRRAAETTETPESPESSDFVSMTAVETAPPPPPTATNHTWALCVTWAVGLLSPVTLDPTL encoded by the exons ATGTTTGACTTTGAAAGAGATTGGAGTGTTTCTTTCGCTGGCTGTGGGTTTTTGGGGATTTATTACGTCGGGCTTGTTAGCTGTTTTTTGGAACGTGCCCCCTTTCTCCTGAAGGAAGCGAGGAAGATGTACGGCGCTTCTTCGGGGGCGTTAATAGCCACAGTTTTAATCCTCGGACTGCCCTTGG TGAATTGCTGTGAGGATTTAATGGCGATGGCTAAAGCGGCCAGGAGACGGAGCCTGGGCCCCCTGCACCCGAGCTGCGACCTGGAGAAGATCGTCAGAGACTCGCTGAACCGCGACCTGCCCGCGGACGCGCACGTCAGGGCCTCCGGtcgcctgtgtgtgtccctcacgCGCATGTCCGACGGACAGAACGTGCTGCTGTCCGAGTTCGTCACCAGGCAGGAACTAATCCAG GCCCTGGTGTGCAGCTGCTTTGTTCCAGGATACTTTGGTCTGATCCCTCCTTCCTTCCGGGGAGTG CGCTACATGGACGGGGCCCTCAGCAACAACCAGCCGCAGTACCAGCGCGTGGACACTCTCACCGTCGCCCCCTTCTGCGGCGACTGCGTCATCTGCCCCCGCGACCGCGCCTTCAGCCTGCACGCCGTGCGCGTGTGCGGGGCCAGCTACCGCGTCAGCCTGCCCAACGTGCGGCGCGTCGCCCGCGTCTTCTTCCCGCCGCAGTTCCAG GTCATGGCTGAGCTCTGCCAGGACGGGTACAAAGATGGTCTTCAGTTCCTCAAAGAGCACC ACCTCCTGGGACCTGACAGTCTGCCTGCTGAGCTGTCCTCCCCCGGTGAGGAGGAGGGCTCCGAGCCTGCCGGTTGCTGTGGTGACGAGAATGACGCGTTGCAGTCCTGGACCAATGAAATGGAGTCCTCGATGTCGCCGGTTGGCCACTGGTGGCTGGACAAACGGACCATCGACTGCCTGCCAGAGTCCATTAGGAAAG tgctgtgtgaggCGTGTAGGGAGAAGCACAGCCTCTACTCTGGGGTGACCGAGCTGTTCCCTGTGCGCATGGCCTCCTACATACTGCTGCCCTACACCCTCCCTGTGCAGTCTGCGTACTGCATGGCCCAGAG GTTGGTGCGGTTGGTACCAGTGGTGGTAGACTCAGCGCAGTGGCTGTTGAAGATGTGTGGGGACCTCTACAGGCAGACCTGGAAAGCAGAGAGCCTGGAGGATGTCAG TGAGGCCCCTCTCCTCCGGGACCGCTCGCCTGCCCGGGACCGCTCACTGAGAGAGGACGACCCGCCCCTGCCTCTCACCCCACCCCCGACCCCGCCCCCGACTCCGCCCCGTCGCCGGGCAGCAGAAACCACGGAAACCCCGGAATCCCCGGAATCCAGCGACTTCGTTTCCATGACGGCTGTGGAgacagcccccccacccccacccacagccacaaacCACACCTGGGCGCTGTGTGTCACATGGGCTGTGGGGTTGCTGAGTCCTGTCACCCTTGACCCCACCTTGTGA